A section of the Verrucomicrobium sp. GAS474 genome encodes:
- the msrA gene encoding peptide-methionine (S)-S-oxide reductase MsrA codes for MSTPLQTATLGMGCFWCTEAFYRRFAGVKDALCGYAGGARPNPSYESVCTGASGHAEVARITFDPVVLTYGQILDIFWEVHDPTTLNRQGADAGTQYRSVIFYENEEQHRIAEASKAAAAARFESPIVTEISPLPPFYPAEDEHQDYFRKHPRAPYCSYVISPKIEKLLAHPPVPLAKV; via the coding sequence ATGTCCACCCCCCTCCAAACCGCCACCCTCGGCATGGGCTGCTTCTGGTGCACCGAGGCCTTCTACCGCCGCTTCGCCGGGGTGAAGGACGCCCTCTGCGGCTACGCCGGAGGCGCCCGGCCGAACCCGAGCTACGAGAGCGTCTGCACCGGGGCGAGCGGCCATGCCGAGGTCGCCCGGATCACCTTCGACCCCGTCGTCCTCACCTACGGGCAGATCCTCGACATCTTCTGGGAAGTCCACGACCCGACGACGCTGAACCGGCAGGGTGCCGACGCCGGGACCCAATACCGCTCCGTCATCTTCTACGAGAACGAGGAACAGCACCGGATCGCCGAGGCCTCGAAGGCCGCCGCCGCCGCGCGCTTCGAGAGCCCCATCGTCACCGAGATCTCCCCCCTCCCCCCCTTCTATCCCGCCGAGGACGAGCATCAGGATTACTTCCGCAAGCATCCCCGCGCCCCCTACTGCTCCTACGTCATCAGTCCGAAGATCGAGAAGCTCCTCGCCCATCCGCCCGTCCCGCTCGCGAAGGTCTGA
- a CDS encoding peroxiredoxin produces the protein MSFFKAFGFRRSQNALQVGSKVPPLSALDQEGNKVDLAEQTQSGLTYLYFFPKAGTPGCTLQACDLRDSHARLVQAGIRVIGVSKDKVEAQKGFHTAKKLPYLLLSDPEGKIIRAFGVEIVFGFSLRQSFLIRDGMIVWRDLHSRVSHQADELLRVLPNLPNPK, from the coding sequence ATGTCATTCTTCAAAGCCTTCGGCTTCCGCCGGAGCCAGAACGCCCTTCAGGTGGGCTCCAAAGTCCCCCCTCTTTCGGCCCTCGACCAGGAAGGCAACAAGGTCGACCTCGCGGAGCAGACCCAGAGCGGCCTCACCTACCTCTATTTCTTCCCGAAGGCGGGAACCCCCGGCTGCACCCTCCAGGCCTGCGACCTCCGCGACAGCCACGCCCGCCTCGTCCAGGCCGGTATCCGGGTCATCGGCGTCAGCAAGGACAAGGTCGAGGCGCAGAAGGGGTTCCACACCGCGAAGAAGCTCCCCTACCTCCTCCTCTCCGATCCCGAGGGGAAGATCATCCGGGCCTTCGGCGTCGAGATCGTCTTCGGCTTCTCCCTCCGCCAGAGCTTCCTCATCCGGGACGGCATGATCGTCTGGCGGGACCTCCACTCCCGCGTCAGCCACCAGGCCGACGAACTCCTCCGGGTTCTCCCGAACCTGCCGAACCCGAAATAG
- a CDS encoding phosphoribosyltransferase family protein, with amino-acid sequence MKKPSPLGKTLLSSAVLQKRVAALADAITSHYRGKPLVIVALLNGSLFFLVDLLRRLPPETGVECWRVSSYEGTASKGKLHGLDQCKGDFRRKQVLLLDDILDTGLTLHAVSAHLRKLGAEQIEICVLLNKKRKRTVAIRPKWSGFGIGNEFVVGYGLDYNGQYRSLKSIRLFKP; translated from the coding sequence ATGAAAAAGCCCTCTCCCCTCGGCAAGACCCTCCTCTCTTCCGCCGTCCTGCAAAAGCGGGTCGCCGCGCTCGCCGACGCGATCACCTCCCACTACCGGGGCAAGCCGCTCGTCATCGTCGCCCTCCTCAACGGGAGCCTCTTCTTCCTCGTCGACCTCCTGCGGCGGCTCCCGCCGGAGACCGGCGTCGAGTGCTGGCGCGTCTCCAGCTACGAGGGGACCGCGTCGAAGGGGAAACTCCACGGCCTCGACCAGTGCAAGGGCGATTTCCGGAGGAAGCAGGTCCTCCTCCTCGACGACATCCTCGACACCGGCCTGACGCTCCACGCCGTCTCCGCCCACCTGCGGAAACTCGGCGCGGAGCAGATCGAGATCTGCGTCCTGCTGAACAAGAAACGGAAGCGGACCGTCGCCATCCGTCCGAAGTGGAGCGGGTTCGGGATCGGGAACGAATTCGTCGTCGGCTACGGCCTCGATTACAACGGGCAATATCGCAGCCTGAAGTCGATCCGCCTCTTCAAGCCATAA
- a CDS encoding L,D-transpeptidase family protein: MGYFLSGLILLLSSLPLAASTLTDGSEQLVVVLSPSQAASDGTLRRFERAGKGPWQPVGEPVPVLLGKGGMAWGRGLHPAQPGEQKREGDEKTPAGLFRLGMVLGDAPEPLPGTRSDYVRKTDRTAWIGHSDLPDGAKYNHLYVLPEGATPPPWWEKEVMKPDTPAHFWMVLIEHNYPDSVPDAGSAIFFHIQRSPVRRSAGCTVMPKEAIEELILWLDPKKKPLVAELPLPEYQAKHEAWGLPPLR; encoded by the coding sequence ATGGGATATTTTCTCTCCGGGCTGATCCTTCTTCTCTCCTCCCTCCCGCTGGCGGCATCGACCCTCACCGACGGTTCCGAGCAGCTCGTCGTCGTCCTCTCCCCTTCCCAGGCCGCCTCCGACGGCACCCTCCGCCGGTTCGAGCGGGCCGGCAAGGGCCCGTGGCAGCCGGTCGGGGAGCCGGTCCCCGTCCTCCTCGGCAAAGGCGGGATGGCGTGGGGCCGCGGCCTCCACCCGGCACAACCGGGGGAGCAAAAGCGCGAGGGCGACGAAAAGACCCCCGCCGGGCTCTTCCGCCTCGGCATGGTCCTCGGCGATGCCCCGGAACCGCTCCCCGGCACCCGCTCCGACTACGTCCGCAAGACCGACCGGACCGCCTGGATCGGCCATTCCGACCTCCCCGACGGCGCGAAGTACAATCACCTCTACGTCCTCCCCGAGGGCGCAACGCCGCCGCCGTGGTGGGAAAAGGAAGTGATGAAGCCCGATACCCCCGCCCATTTCTGGATGGTCCTCATCGAGCATAATTATCCCGACTCCGTCCCCGACGCCGGAAGCGCCATCTTCTTCCACATCCAGCGGAGCCCCGTCCGCCGCTCGGCCGGTTGCACCGTCATGCCGAAGGAAGCGATCGAGGAGCTGATCCTGTGGCTCGACCCGAAGAAGAAGCCGCTCGTGGCCGAATTGCCGTTGCCCGAGTATCAGGCCAAGCACGAGGCGTGGGGGCTGCCGCCGCTGCGCTAG
- a CDS encoding cyclic nucleotide-binding domain-containing protein, protein MKSRPLLIQKLRKSDLLRHFPKARVRTFEKGDKIVIEGQVADSCYFVNKGKVNIHKKGRAGQVFELGTIVEGHFFGEMAMLSGEKRSATGTALTPVEAVEITQAEFELVAGKGNALAGKIALQFAIDLADRSSRTLKLLAKQSRPPAGTPAPKGKGKASEEPVDVRQVLHKVYAYWAV, encoded by the coding sequence GTGAAGTCCCGGCCCCTCCTGATCCAGAAGCTCCGCAAGAGCGACCTGCTCCGTCATTTCCCCAAGGCTCGCGTCCGCACGTTCGAGAAGGGGGACAAGATCGTCATCGAGGGCCAGGTCGCCGACTCCTGCTACTTCGTCAACAAGGGGAAGGTCAACATCCACAAGAAGGGCCGCGCCGGGCAGGTCTTCGAGCTCGGCACCATTGTGGAAGGCCATTTCTTCGGCGAGATGGCGATGCTCTCCGGCGAGAAGCGGAGCGCCACCGGCACCGCCCTCACCCCCGTCGAGGCCGTCGAGATCACCCAGGCCGAGTTCGAGCTCGTCGCGGGCAAGGGCAACGCCCTCGCCGGGAAGATCGCCCTCCAGTTCGCCATCGACCTCGCCGACCGCTCCTCCCGCACCCTGAAGCTCCTGGCCAAGCAGAGCCGCCCCCCCGCCGGCACCCCCGCCCCGAAGGGGAAGGGCAAGGCGAGCGAGGAACCGGTCGACGTCCGGCAGGTGCTCCACAAGGTCTACGCCTACTGGGCGGTCTGA
- a CDS encoding MFS transporter, producing the protein MSSSSSPDPGRAARDPYAAFRHGAYRFFLGGRLLFLLGSQMQTAAVGWLLYERFGTTMALAYVGIVQIVPIFVFVLPAGHLADRFDRRAIILCGQAIFLTCSLGMGLLSLFHGPPGWIYVFLFFLAVGRVFTMPAMGALLPMVLPREALGNATTWNSSLFELSGLVGPAAAGLVIALGGSATPVFFIATTCSLVCMALFGSLRYHGVETALAEAKEAPAKATEWRDIVGGLHFMVRNRLLFAAASLDLFAVLFGGVTALLPVVAKDILHAGPQGFGWLRAAPSVGAMAMAVVTAYLPPWKRAGRVLFLAFVGFGLAVIVFGLSTSFWLSFAMLVLTGVFDNLNVVIRQTLIQYLAPNEMRGRITSINFLFIGCSNELGSFESGLTARLFGTVPAIVLGGIGTLATVTAVMRFSPGLRKLGPLHEVKVAELPKSA; encoded by the coding sequence ATGTCTTCTTCGTCCTCGCCGGACCCGGGCCGGGCCGCCCGCGATCCCTATGCGGCGTTCCGGCACGGGGCCTACCGCTTTTTCCTCGGCGGCCGCCTCCTCTTCCTCCTCGGCAGCCAGATGCAGACGGCGGCGGTCGGGTGGCTCCTGTATGAGCGGTTCGGGACGACGATGGCGCTCGCCTACGTCGGGATCGTCCAGATCGTCCCGATCTTCGTCTTCGTCCTCCCGGCGGGGCATCTGGCCGACCGGTTCGACCGCCGCGCGATCATCCTCTGCGGGCAGGCGATCTTCCTGACCTGCTCGCTCGGGATGGGGCTCCTCTCGCTCTTCCACGGGCCGCCGGGGTGGATCTACGTCTTCCTCTTCTTCCTCGCGGTGGGGCGGGTCTTCACGATGCCCGCGATGGGGGCGCTCCTCCCGATGGTCCTCCCGCGCGAGGCGCTGGGGAATGCGACGACGTGGAACAGTTCCCTCTTCGAGCTCAGCGGCCTCGTCGGCCCCGCCGCGGCGGGGTTGGTCATCGCGCTGGGGGGCTCGGCGACGCCGGTCTTCTTCATCGCCACGACCTGCTCGCTGGTCTGCATGGCCCTCTTCGGCTCCCTCCGGTATCACGGGGTCGAGACGGCGCTGGCCGAGGCGAAGGAGGCCCCGGCGAAGGCGACCGAGTGGCGCGACATCGTCGGCGGGCTCCATTTCATGGTGCGGAACCGGCTCCTCTTCGCCGCCGCCAGCCTCGATCTCTTCGCCGTCCTCTTCGGCGGGGTGACGGCGCTCCTCCCCGTGGTGGCGAAGGATATCCTCCACGCCGGGCCGCAGGGCTTCGGCTGGCTCCGGGCGGCCCCCTCCGTCGGCGCGATGGCGATGGCCGTCGTCACGGCCTACCTGCCGCCGTGGAAGCGGGCGGGGCGGGTCCTCTTCCTCGCCTTCGTCGGCTTCGGGCTGGCGGTGATCGTCTTCGGCCTCTCGACCTCGTTCTGGCTCTCGTTCGCGATGCTCGTCCTCACCGGCGTCTTCGACAACCTCAACGTCGTGATCCGCCAGACGCTGATCCAGTACCTCGCCCCGAACGAGATGCGGGGCCGGATCACCTCGATCAATTTCCTCTTCATCGGCTGCTCGAACGAGCTGGGGTCCTTCGAGTCGGGCCTCACGGCGCGGCTCTTCGGCACCGTCCCGGCAATCGTCCTCGGCGGGATCGGGACGCTGGCGACGGTGACGGCGGTGATGCGGTTCTCCCCCGGCCTCCGCAAGCTGGGGCCGCTCCACGAGGTGAAGGTGGCCGAGCTTCCCAAGTCGGCCTGA
- the lnt gene encoding apolipoprotein N-acyltransferase, translated as MIFPFLPLLPPLLPLLLSAAASGLLMVALFPPWDQTWLAWLALWPVLLGVHFDSGRDKAGREAGAVWSDRRLWTAGYAMGFLFFAGTLWWIGLVTAAGTFLLVAYMALYPALWLVWARWRWEAEGGELTSAGNLAVAAELASVWTVGEWLRGWLFTGFGWNDLGVALHRNLPLMQGARWGGVLLLTWLVVFVNVVGVRSALRFVREARGRQKVRPHWDFGVAMLAVAVLFSAGMSHLLHAGREGGERRTLRFAAIQPDIPQSEDDPFPPEKAIRRQLDLTEQAALFKPDLVLWPEAPVGVSARLNPSYRRGLDGLVSWMPFTLLIGSLDYHDDLLYNAAMLFSPARPDGEAPQVYWKNHLVPFGEYAPWADRLPFMRRLVPFVLDFSPGRDSGLVTMRKREAGEEPIKLAPLICFEDSLPLYGRHVARLHPDLDVLVNITNDGWFRTSPGSAMHFANAVFRAVELDRPLLRCGNNGVTAAVEQTGRVAATFAGNGAGVLAGELAWRPGGVTPYVRYGDWIVGLSLALIALRLAAARLRRGRVIRL; from the coding sequence GTGATTTTTCCTTTTCTCCCCCTTCTCCCCCCCCTGCTGCCGCTTTTGCTCTCGGCGGCGGCGAGCGGCCTGCTGATGGTCGCCCTGTTCCCCCCCTGGGACCAGACGTGGCTGGCCTGGCTGGCGCTCTGGCCGGTGTTGCTGGGGGTCCATTTTGACTCGGGCCGGGACAAGGCGGGGCGGGAAGCCGGGGCGGTCTGGAGCGATCGCCGCCTCTGGACGGCGGGCTATGCGATGGGGTTCCTTTTTTTCGCCGGGACGCTCTGGTGGATCGGCCTGGTGACGGCGGCGGGGACGTTCCTCCTCGTCGCCTACATGGCGCTCTATCCGGCGCTGTGGCTGGTCTGGGCGCGGTGGCGGTGGGAGGCCGAGGGGGGCGAGCTGACCTCGGCGGGGAACCTCGCGGTGGCGGCGGAGCTGGCTTCGGTCTGGACGGTGGGGGAGTGGCTGCGGGGGTGGCTCTTCACCGGCTTCGGCTGGAACGACCTGGGGGTGGCGCTCCATCGCAATCTGCCGCTGATGCAGGGGGCGCGGTGGGGCGGGGTGCTGCTGCTGACGTGGCTCGTCGTGTTCGTCAACGTGGTCGGGGTCCGCTCGGCGCTTCGCTTCGTCCGCGAGGCGCGGGGGCGGCAGAAGGTCCGGCCCCATTGGGACTTCGGCGTCGCGATGCTGGCGGTGGCGGTCCTGTTCTCGGCCGGGATGAGCCACCTCCTCCATGCGGGCCGGGAAGGCGGAGAACGGCGAACGCTCCGGTTCGCCGCGATCCAGCCCGACATCCCGCAATCGGAGGACGATCCCTTCCCCCCGGAAAAGGCGATCCGACGCCAGCTCGATCTCACCGAGCAGGCCGCCCTCTTCAAGCCCGATCTCGTCCTCTGGCCGGAGGCTCCCGTCGGGGTCTCGGCGCGGCTCAATCCCTCCTACCGGCGCGGCCTCGACGGGCTCGTCTCGTGGATGCCGTTCACCCTCCTCATCGGCTCCCTCGACTACCATGACGACCTCCTTTACAACGCGGCGATGCTCTTCTCCCCCGCCCGTCCCGACGGGGAGGCCCCGCAGGTTTATTGGAAGAACCATCTCGTCCCCTTCGGCGAATATGCGCCGTGGGCCGACCGGCTCCCGTTCATGCGTCGGCTGGTTCCCTTCGTCCTCGATTTCTCCCCGGGGAGGGATTCGGGGCTTGTGACGATGCGGAAGCGGGAGGCGGGCGAGGAACCGATCAAGCTGGCCCCGCTGATCTGCTTCGAGGATTCGCTTCCGCTCTACGGGCGGCACGTCGCGCGGCTCCATCCCGATCTCGACGTGCTGGTCAACATCACGAACGACGGCTGGTTCCGCACCTCGCCCGGCAGCGCGATGCACTTCGCCAACGCCGTCTTCCGCGCCGTCGAGCTCGACCGGCCCCTGCTCCGGTGCGGGAACAACGGCGTGACGGCGGCGGTCGAGCAGACGGGCCGGGTCGCCGCGACCTTCGCGGGGAACGGCGCGGGCGTCCTGGCGGGGGAGCTGGCGTGGCGTCCCGGCGGGGTGACGCCCTACGTCCGGTACGGCGATTGGATCGTCGGCCTCTCCCTCGCGCTGATCGCCCTTCGATTGGCTGCGGCGCGACTGCGCCGGGGACGGGTGATCCGGCTTTAG
- a CDS encoding lipase maturation factor family protein: MRVEVPSIESSPRIGVWIFLRGMALVYFAAFASLIPQIAGLVGPQGILPAGEYLSLLAGSLGTGLNTFLAAPSLFWIGAGNGALLAALGVGTGLSLLLFLDIAPGPCLALLWALYLSVVSVGQDFFNFQWDSLLLETGLLSLFLAPWRLVPRLFTLPELPSRFPLLLLRWLLFRFLLLNGLAKFAGPDPAWHAPAFDAVSWHWATQPLPSPLAWHLAHAPMWVNYLAFTLVIVVELVLPCFIFGGNRLRRIAFCGIALLQLLLILTGNFAFLNGLTLTLAALLLDDRCFLPLSGLFPGFREGNLLRPVRLVAPSEGRRLVTYAVGGFLLFWSVVVTLGQISGVEISTVPVLRVADTWLTPWRVANNYGLFSVMTKSRTEIEIEGSLDGTHWRPYRFRYKPDLTDRAKPGWIAPFQPRLDWQMWFAALSTGDRTPWFSNLLARLLQGSPDVVHLFSSSPYGTTPPRYIRALSYDYRFTTPAERKALHGAIWKKSSPASYFPATTLNAPPSGSP, translated from the coding sequence GTGCGCGTCGAAGTTCCCTCCATCGAGTCAAGCCCGCGCATCGGCGTCTGGATCTTCCTCCGGGGGATGGCCCTCGTCTACTTCGCCGCCTTCGCCTCGCTGATCCCGCAGATCGCCGGCCTCGTCGGCCCGCAGGGGATTCTCCCGGCGGGGGAATACCTCTCCCTCCTCGCCGGCTCCCTCGGCACGGGGCTGAACACCTTCCTCGCCGCCCCCTCGCTCTTCTGGATCGGGGCGGGGAACGGCGCCCTCCTCGCCGCCCTCGGGGTCGGGACGGGGCTCAGCCTCCTCCTCTTCCTCGACATCGCCCCCGGCCCCTGCCTCGCCCTCCTGTGGGCGCTCTACCTCTCCGTCGTCTCCGTCGGGCAGGATTTCTTCAACTTCCAATGGGATTCCCTCCTGCTGGAGACGGGGCTCCTCTCCCTCTTCCTTGCCCCGTGGCGGCTGGTTCCCCGCCTCTTCACCCTGCCGGAGCTCCCCTCCCGCTTCCCCCTCCTCCTGCTCCGCTGGCTCCTCTTCCGATTCCTCCTCCTGAACGGCCTCGCGAAGTTCGCCGGACCCGATCCCGCCTGGCACGCCCCGGCCTTCGACGCGGTCTCCTGGCACTGGGCCACGCAGCCCCTCCCCTCCCCCCTCGCCTGGCACCTGGCCCACGCGCCGATGTGGGTGAACTACCTCGCCTTCACCCTCGTCATCGTCGTCGAGCTCGTCCTCCCCTGCTTCATCTTCGGCGGGAACCGGCTCCGCCGGATCGCCTTCTGCGGCATCGCCCTTCTCCAGCTCCTCCTGATCCTCACCGGGAACTTCGCCTTCCTCAACGGCCTCACCCTCACCCTCGCCGCGCTCCTCCTCGACGACCGCTGCTTCCTCCCCCTCTCCGGCCTCTTCCCCGGCTTCCGGGAGGGGAACCTCCTCCGGCCCGTCCGCCTCGTCGCCCCCTCGGAGGGCCGCCGCCTCGTCACCTACGCCGTCGGCGGCTTCCTCCTCTTCTGGAGCGTCGTCGTCACTCTCGGCCAGATCAGCGGCGTCGAGATCTCGACCGTCCCCGTCCTCCGCGTCGCCGACACGTGGCTCACTCCCTGGCGGGTCGCGAACAACTATGGCCTCTTCTCCGTGATGACGAAGAGCCGCACCGAGATCGAGATCGAGGGAAGCCTCGACGGCACCCACTGGCGGCCCTACCGCTTCCGCTACAAGCCCGATCTCACCGACCGTGCCAAGCCCGGCTGGATCGCCCCCTTCCAGCCCCGCCTCGACTGGCAGATGTGGTTCGCCGCCCTCAGCACCGGGGACCGGACGCCGTGGTTCTCAAACCTCCTCGCCCGCCTCCTCCAGGGCTCCCCCGACGTCGTCCACCTCTTCTCCTCCTCCCCCTACGGGACGACCCCGCCCCGCTACATCCGCGCCCTCTCCTACGATTACCGCTTCACCACCCCGGCGGAACGGAAAGCCCTCCACGGCGCGATCTGGAAGAAATCGTCCCCCGCCTCCTACTTCCCCGCGACGACGCTCAACGCGCCCCCTTCCGGCAGCCCATGA
- a CDS encoding FAD-linked oxidase C-terminal domain-containing protein yields MKIPARWTNDLAKLLPKGRVALDAATLQAHAGDAWFAARLPEAVVFAQSTAEVSKVLAFASKRGVPVTARGAGRGYVGGCVPQRGGIALSLARMTKVLELNTGDGVARVQPGVITAKLQEAVREKGWFYPPDPASRAESSLGGNVSTNAGGPRCLKYGVTRNYVLGLEVVLADGTVARIGGRTQKNKTGFDLVGLFVGAEGTLGVVTEITLRLIPHPQSKAGFSAMFPTPEAAAAAVQGIFAAGFLPSAMEMADTFTLKSAREHIGADKVPPGAAQILVEIDGRAAGLHGELAEVVAVAQACGAEHLILAEDEAGCERLWEMRRQYSASLKASGLTKLNEDIVVPRSHLVDLFRFAAKLKKQTGMEVACFGHAGDGNIHVNIMLDPKVKDAHKKADKGLDALFKQVLAWGGAITGEHGIGLAKLPWWKEATSKEVREIHRRIKAGLDPKGLLNPGKFV; encoded by the coding sequence ATGAAGATTCCGGCCCGGTGGACGAACGATTTGGCGAAACTCCTTCCCAAGGGACGCGTGGCCCTCGACGCGGCGACGCTGCAGGCCCACGCGGGCGACGCGTGGTTCGCGGCCCGGCTGCCCGAGGCGGTCGTCTTCGCCCAATCGACGGCGGAGGTCTCGAAGGTCCTCGCCTTCGCCTCGAAGCGGGGCGTGCCGGTGACGGCGCGCGGGGCCGGGCGCGGCTACGTCGGCGGCTGCGTGCCGCAGAGGGGGGGCATTGCGCTCTCGCTGGCCCGGATGACGAAGGTGCTGGAGTTGAACACGGGCGACGGCGTGGCGCGGGTCCAGCCCGGCGTGATCACGGCGAAGCTCCAGGAAGCGGTGCGGGAGAAGGGGTGGTTCTACCCGCCCGATCCGGCGAGCCGGGCCGAGTCGTCCCTCGGCGGCAACGTCAGTACGAACGCGGGCGGGCCGCGCTGCCTGAAGTACGGCGTGACGCGCAATTACGTCCTCGGACTCGAGGTGGTGCTGGCCGACGGCACGGTCGCCCGGATCGGCGGGCGGACGCAGAAGAACAAGACCGGCTTCGACCTCGTCGGCCTCTTCGTCGGTGCCGAGGGGACCCTCGGCGTGGTGACGGAGATCACGCTGCGGCTGATCCCCCATCCCCAATCGAAGGCGGGCTTCAGCGCGATGTTTCCGACGCCCGAGGCGGCGGCGGCGGCGGTACAGGGGATCTTCGCGGCGGGCTTCCTCCCCTCCGCGATGGAGATGGCCGACACCTTCACGCTGAAGTCGGCCCGGGAACACATCGGCGCCGACAAGGTGCCGCCGGGCGCGGCCCAGATCCTCGTCGAGATCGACGGGCGGGCTGCGGGCCTCCACGGGGAATTGGCCGAGGTCGTCGCCGTCGCTCAGGCGTGCGGGGCGGAGCACCTCATCCTGGCGGAGGACGAGGCGGGGTGCGAGCGGCTGTGGGAGATGCGCCGCCAGTATTCGGCCTCGCTGAAGGCGAGCGGCCTCACGAAGCTCAACGAGGACATCGTCGTCCCCCGGAGCCACCTCGTCGACCTCTTCCGCTTCGCCGCGAAGCTGAAGAAGCAGACCGGGATGGAGGTCGCCTGCTTCGGCCACGCCGGGGACGGGAACATCCATGTGAACATCATGCTCGATCCCAAGGTGAAGGACGCCCACAAGAAGGCCGACAAGGGGCTCGACGCCCTCTTCAAGCAGGTCCTGGCCTGGGGCGGCGCGATCACCGGGGAGCACGGCATTGGCCTCGCGAAGCTGCCGTGGTGGAAGGAGGCGACCTCGAAGGAGGTGCGCGAGATCCATCGCCGGATCAAGGCGGGCCTCGATCCGAAGGGGCTTCTCAACCCGGGGAAGTTCGTTTAG